The proteins below are encoded in one region of Nitrospirota bacterium:
- a CDS encoding YebC/PmpR family DNA-binding transcriptional regulator has protein sequence MGGHSHWATVKRHKGAMDVKRGKIFTRIIREVTIAARTGADPDGNPRLRLAILKAKEANMPGDTLKKAIQRGTGELPGVMYEEFHLEAYGPGGTGILLEITSDNRNRTVAELRNLLTKNHGNMAEAGAVSWQFHKKGLLTIEKGKVDEDTLLSLALDAGAEDVKVGEASFEVLTDPHHFEAVKKALVDAKIETVLAEVTFVPQNTIKLEEKAAEQMLKLMEVLDEHDDVQKVHANFDISDEVMEKVAAAG, from the coding sequence ATGGGTGGACATAGCCATTGGGCGACGGTTAAACGGCACAAGGGTGCCATGGACGTTAAGCGCGGGAAGATTTTCACGCGAATTATCCGCGAGGTGACGATTGCGGCTCGTACCGGCGCGGATCCGGATGGCAACCCGCGGCTCCGGCTAGCGATCTTGAAGGCCAAAGAGGCCAACATGCCCGGCGATACGCTGAAAAAAGCCATTCAGCGAGGCACGGGCGAGTTGCCCGGCGTGATGTACGAAGAGTTCCACCTGGAAGCCTATGGTCCAGGCGGGACCGGCATCTTACTGGAAATCACAAGCGACAATCGCAATCGCACCGTTGCCGAGTTGCGCAACCTCCTCACGAAGAATCATGGCAACATGGCGGAAGCCGGCGCCGTCTCCTGGCAGTTCCATAAAAAGGGACTGCTCACGATCGAGAAGGGCAAAGTCGACGAAGATACGTTGCTCTCCCTTGCGCTCGACGCAGGAGCGGAGGACGTGAAGGTGGGGGAGGCGAGTTTTGAAGTTCTCACGGACCCGCACCATTTTGAAGCAGTGAAGAAGGCTCTCGTCGATGCGAAGATCGAGACGGTGCTTGCGGAAGTCACTTTTGTCCCGCAGAACACGATCAAGCTCGAGGAGAAAGCGGCCGAACAGATGCTCAAGTTGATGGAAGTCTTGGACGAGCATGACGATGTGCAGAAGGTGCACGCGAATTTCGATATTTCCGACGAGGTGATGGAGAAGGTGGCCGCTGCTGGGTAA
- a CDS encoding PCP reductase family protein — MKFVCLNCETYMNFEKVEKPGEGTLGVFFGCPSCSAKFSMVTNPGETQMVSSLGVQLGGRTVAAEPFEMTRGTLKDEATAGSGQMAAYLNEKIQGGQPTAAAATAAPTGKPGEKPSGGCPFSAMVAEMGLTSGGKPATGGAVTSEFTWSADAKEKLDRLPSFVKPMVQSSVEAFARKQGYQTITLQVMDDSKSESSNGMTWTPDAEKRLENIPDFIRPMARKEVERVAKERGLATITAQVMDDVKDKFMKFM; from the coding sequence ATGAAATTCGTGTGCCTCAACTGTGAAACCTACATGAACTTTGAGAAGGTGGAGAAGCCTGGTGAGGGCACGCTGGGCGTGTTCTTCGGCTGTCCGTCTTGCAGCGCCAAGTTTTCCATGGTGACCAATCCTGGCGAAACCCAGATGGTCAGCTCTCTCGGGGTGCAGTTGGGCGGGCGTACGGTTGCGGCCGAACCGTTCGAGATGACCAGGGGCACGTTGAAAGACGAGGCCACCGCAGGCTCTGGCCAGATGGCAGCCTATTTGAACGAGAAGATTCAGGGTGGTCAGCCGACAGCAGCCGCTGCCACAGCCGCACCGACGGGCAAGCCGGGCGAGAAGCCCAGCGGCGGTTGTCCCTTCTCCGCGATGGTCGCGGAAATGGGGCTCACCTCGGGCGGTAAGCCAGCCACCGGTGGAGCGGTTACCTCGGAGTTCACCTGGTCAGCCGATGCGAAGGAGAAGCTCGATCGCCTGCCCTCGTTTGTGAAGCCGATGGTGCAGAGCAGCGTGGAAGCGTTCGCGCGCAAGCAGGGATACCAGACGATCACGTTGCAAGTGATGGACGACTCCAAGAGCGAGTCGAGCAACGGGATGACCTGGACGCCTGATGCGGAGAAGCGGCTTGAGAATATTCCGGACTTCATCCGTCCCATGGCCCGCAAAGAAGTCGAGCGGGTGGCGAAGGAGCGGGGACTGGCCACCATTACGGCGCAAGTGATGGATGACGTCAAAGATAAGTTTATGAAGTTCATGTAG
- a CDS encoding Mrp/NBP35 family ATP-binding protein yields the protein MAVEKDLKAILGKLKYSDDAKVVQQITEQMRQVQARMAGIKHKLVVMSGKGGVGKSMTTVNLALAFARQGAKVGLLDVDLNGPCVPRMLGMHGQSLTMRPEGAIPPVGPLGVKVASMDFFLDDASPVRWKGPMDVSPVWLGLMEMNVIREFLADVVWGELDYLLVDLPPGAAADKPPVIAGFIPDLAGAIVVTTPSEVASDVVQKSVTYARDMGIKVLGMVENMSEYRCPSCGEVNELFEGNTEAMCEALDLPLLGRIPFDRKIARTFDKGEPLLDETYPTIQRYQEIAGRIRTLLDYKKVLADKL from the coding sequence ATGGCGGTCGAGAAAGATCTCAAGGCCATTCTTGGCAAACTGAAATATTCTGACGACGCTAAAGTCGTCCAGCAGATCACTGAGCAAATGCGGCAGGTCCAGGCTCGTATGGCTGGGATCAAGCATAAGCTGGTCGTCATGAGCGGAAAGGGCGGGGTCGGCAAGAGCATGACCACGGTCAACCTGGCGTTAGCGTTTGCGCGGCAGGGAGCGAAGGTCGGACTATTAGATGTGGATTTGAACGGACCCTGCGTGCCTCGCATGCTGGGCATGCATGGACAGTCATTGACCATGAGGCCTGAGGGAGCGATTCCCCCGGTCGGGCCGCTTGGGGTGAAGGTCGCGTCGATGGATTTCTTCCTGGACGACGCGTCGCCGGTTCGCTGGAAGGGGCCGATGGATGTCAGCCCGGTCTGGTTGGGGCTGATGGAAATGAATGTGATCCGCGAATTCCTGGCAGATGTCGTTTGGGGCGAACTTGATTATCTGTTGGTCGATCTGCCTCCCGGGGCCGCGGCAGATAAGCCGCCGGTCATCGCCGGGTTCATTCCGGACTTGGCGGGAGCGATCGTCGTGACGACACCATCAGAAGTGGCCTCGGACGTGGTGCAGAAGTCGGTGACCTATGCCCGTGATATGGGCATCAAAGTCCTGGGCATGGTCGAGAATATGAGCGAGTATCGTTGCCCCTCTTGTGGCGAAGTGAACGAGTTGTTCGAGGGCAACACCGAGGCGATGTGCGAGGCGCTAGACCTACCGTTGCTCGGACGAATTCCCTTCGATCGGAAAATCGCTCGCACCTTCGACAAGGGAGAGCCGTTGCTGGACGAAACCTACCCGACAATTCAACGGTATCAGGAAATCGCCGGGCGCATCAGGACCTTGCTGGATTATAAAAAGGTGCTGGCCGATAAACTGTAG
- a CDS encoding GTP-binding protein: MDNLTQKPSDNLNIVIVGHVDHGKSTLLGRLYADTGSLPDGKLEKVQAICRQQGKEFEYAFLFDAFLEEQEQGITIDTARTFFGWKGRQYIIIDAPGHKEFLKNMISGAARAEGALLLIDALEGVKEQSKKHGYLLSLLGVRQFAVVVNKMDLVGYRQDVFDGIEKEYREFLGQFKAVPQQIIPVSAKLGDNIANRSEQMPWYKGPTVLDALSAFKKEPGRSEQPLRMPVQDVYKFDARRIIAGRVTAGRVKVGDSLVFSPSNKRATVKSIEAFNVEPPRVEGHAGQSVGITLDEQIFVERGEVASHQEALPLVSTAFRANVFWLGRKPLERGRRYQLRVATKEVDCEVAAIHRIIDTMDLSQQQGSNVVNRNQVAELTIRAKAPVAFDLSASFEATGRFVLVDEYDIAGGGIVTELVHDDQEFLREEARQRDFAWVKGEVGVEDRAQQYGHRAAIVLVTGGRHTGKSFLAKKIEARLVADGRHAYLLDGGNLRRGLDADLSEGERGQAAEMARRYGEVARLLVDTGLIVVSTTNPFGMAYVEAAQAIRTLVHPVPVIAVQMSKVPEEAPPNTDIVLSGPTDFDEATHRILEELKRRGVLAQAIGAKPTFQYSI, translated from the coding sequence ATGGACAATCTCACCCAGAAACCATCGGACAATCTGAACATCGTTATCGTCGGGCATGTGGACCATGGAAAGTCCACTCTGCTGGGGCGGCTTTATGCCGACACTGGCTCTTTGCCGGACGGCAAACTTGAAAAGGTTCAGGCCATCTGTCGGCAGCAGGGTAAGGAATTCGAGTACGCCTTCCTGTTCGATGCCTTCCTGGAAGAGCAGGAACAGGGCATCACCATCGATACGGCTCGGACCTTCTTTGGATGGAAGGGTCGGCAATACATCATCATCGATGCGCCGGGCCACAAGGAATTTCTCAAGAACATGATCTCCGGGGCGGCGCGGGCCGAAGGGGCTTTGCTCCTGATCGATGCCTTGGAGGGCGTGAAAGAGCAGTCCAAGAAGCATGGCTATCTCTTGTCGCTCCTGGGCGTGCGCCAGTTTGCCGTCGTCGTGAACAAGATGGATCTGGTCGGTTACCGGCAGGATGTGTTCGACGGGATCGAAAAGGAATATCGGGAGTTCCTCGGGCAGTTCAAGGCGGTCCCCCAGCAGATCATCCCGGTCAGCGCCAAGCTCGGAGATAACATCGCCAACCGGAGCGAGCAGATGCCTTGGTATAAGGGCCCGACCGTGCTGGACGCGCTCAGCGCCTTCAAGAAGGAGCCGGGACGATCCGAGCAGCCGCTTCGTATGCCGGTTCAGGACGTATACAAGTTCGACGCCCGTCGCATCATTGCCGGCCGCGTGACAGCTGGCCGAGTAAAGGTTGGCGATTCTCTGGTGTTCTCGCCATCGAACAAGCGGGCGACGGTCAAGTCTATTGAAGCTTTCAATGTTGAACCTCCGCGAGTAGAAGGCCACGCAGGCCAGTCGGTCGGTATTACGCTGGACGAACAGATCTTTGTCGAACGGGGAGAGGTCGCGTCGCATCAAGAGGCGCTCCCGCTGGTGTCGACGGCTTTTCGCGCCAATGTGTTCTGGCTGGGCCGAAAGCCGCTGGAACGGGGGCGGCGCTATCAATTGAGAGTGGCGACGAAGGAAGTGGACTGTGAGGTCGCCGCGATTCACCGGATCATCGACACGATGGATCTGTCCCAGCAGCAAGGCAGCAATGTGGTGAACCGGAACCAGGTCGCGGAGTTGACGATCCGGGCCAAAGCGCCGGTCGCGTTCGACCTCTCGGCTTCGTTCGAGGCGACGGGCCGGTTCGTTCTGGTGGATGAGTACGACATTGCCGGCGGCGGCATTGTGACGGAACTGGTCCATGACGATCAGGAGTTTCTCCGCGAAGAAGCGAGACAGCGCGATTTTGCCTGGGTGAAGGGCGAGGTCGGCGTCGAGGATCGCGCCCAGCAGTATGGCCACCGGGCCGCCATTGTGCTGGTGACCGGGGGGCGTCATACAGGGAAGTCCTTCCTGGCCAAGAAAATTGAAGCCAGGCTTGTGGCAGACGGACGGCATGCCTACTTGCTCGATGGAGGGAATCTCCGCCGTGGGCTCGATGCGGACCTCTCGGAGGGAGAGCGAGGCCAGGCGGCAGAAATGGCTCGCCGCTACGGCGAGGTGGCGAGACTGCTCGTCGATACGGGGTTGATCGTGGTGTCGACGACGAATCCCTTCGGCATGGCCTATGTTGAGGCGGCCCAGGCGATCCGGACACTTGTCCATCCGGTCCCGGTCATTGCCGTGCAGATGAGTAAGGTTCCGGAAGAAGCCCCGCCCAATACGGATATTGTGCTGTCAGGCCCGACTGACTTCGATGAGGCCACTCATCGGATTCTTGAGGAGCTGAAGCGCCGTGGAGTTTTGGCCCAGGCGATCGGAGCGAAGCCGACCTTTCAATACTCCATCTAG
- a CDS encoding sulfate adenylyltransferase subunit 2, producing the protein MQHLRQLEDQSVYILREAYKHFDNLAMLWSMGKDSTVLLWLARKAFFGHVPFPLLHVDTSFKIPAMIEYRDRVAREWGLKLVVGQNKEALAAGMNPAMGRVNCCTALKTNGLKQLIEQKGYTGIILGVRADEEGTRAKERYFSPRDKHGDWDFRDQPPELWDQFKTTFPPGTHIRIHPLLDWTEINIWEYIKAENIPFIDLYLDKGDGTRYRSLGCAPCTTPIKSTAKSVDDIINELRHTTTAERSGRAQDEGRGMELLRKDGYM; encoded by the coding sequence GTGCAACACCTTCGTCAATTAGAAGACCAGAGTGTCTACATCCTCCGGGAAGCCTATAAGCATTTCGATAACCTGGCGATGCTGTGGTCGATGGGGAAAGATTCGACCGTGCTGCTCTGGTTGGCCAGAAAAGCCTTTTTCGGCCATGTCCCGTTTCCGCTGTTGCATGTCGATACGAGTTTCAAAATTCCCGCCATGATCGAGTATCGGGATCGCGTGGCCCGCGAGTGGGGCCTCAAATTGGTCGTGGGGCAAAATAAGGAAGCGCTCGCGGCAGGGATGAATCCCGCGATGGGCCGAGTCAATTGCTGTACGGCCTTGAAGACCAACGGGCTCAAGCAACTGATCGAGCAAAAGGGCTACACGGGCATCATCCTCGGTGTGCGGGCGGACGAGGAGGGGACGAGAGCCAAGGAACGGTATTTTTCGCCGCGCGACAAACATGGCGATTGGGACTTCCGCGATCAGCCGCCGGAACTCTGGGATCAATTCAAGACGACCTTTCCTCCGGGGACCCATATTCGGATCCATCCCCTGCTGGATTGGACGGAGATCAATATTTGGGAATACATCAAGGCCGAGAATATTCCCTTCATCGATCTCTATCTCGACAAGGGAGATGGAACCCGCTATCGCAGTCTCGGCTGCGCGCCCTGCACGACGCCGATCAAATCGACGGCGAAGTCCGTGGACGACATTATTAATGAGTTGCGGCATACCACGACGGCGGAGCGGTCGGGCCGCGCGCAGGATGAGGGGCGAGGAATGGAACTGCTCCGAAAAGACGGCTACATGTAG
- the trpD gene encoding anthranilate phosphoribosyltransferase, with the protein MSMQEFIAKIAKGPRAAKDLTWDEAKRAMKALIEGEATPAQAGAFLIAMRIKMESVTELAAMTATARSYVAPVPIPRELGVVDLPSYAGKQETFHALAAAAIVAASAGASVLMHGYDGIPGRSGNAGALKALGLPIDMNPNAAAETVTKHGFAYLDIALYHPPVYRFLEMRQELGARNVFHPIARLLNPARASSQVVGLSHPPHFEKTAEVLRMLACPRALVVSGVEGDPELSISALTRVLELRDERITPLSFASKDVGLPLGTPRDMAGFPSDQRDKEADLLRRILHNQMPGGSCNWVLMNAALILYAAGKGATWAACIPLARRALEEGAAARKLEELTQEPVGTNVTGRTH; encoded by the coding sequence ATGTCGATGCAGGAATTTATCGCGAAAATTGCCAAGGGGCCAAGGGCTGCCAAGGACCTCACGTGGGATGAAGCGAAGCGGGCGATGAAGGCCCTCATTGAAGGGGAGGCCACGCCGGCTCAGGCCGGGGCCTTTCTCATTGCCATGCGGATCAAGATGGAGTCCGTCACGGAACTGGCGGCGATGACCGCGACGGCGCGTTCTTATGTGGCGCCGGTGCCGATTCCGCGCGAGCTCGGCGTCGTGGATTTGCCGAGCTATGCGGGGAAACAGGAAACTTTTCATGCCCTGGCGGCTGCTGCCATCGTGGCGGCCTCGGCCGGCGCATCGGTCTTGATGCATGGGTATGACGGGATTCCCGGTCGTTCGGGGAACGCCGGGGCGCTCAAGGCCCTGGGGTTGCCGATCGACATGAATCCAAACGCGGCGGCAGAGACGGTGACGAAACATGGATTCGCCTATCTCGATATCGCCCTTTATCATCCCCCGGTCTATCGGTTTTTGGAGATGCGCCAGGAGCTGGGCGCGCGGAACGTCTTTCATCCGATCGCCAGACTCTTGAACCCGGCCCGCGCCTCGTCGCAGGTCGTCGGCCTGTCCCATCCTCCCCACTTTGAAAAGACTGCCGAAGTATTGCGGATGCTGGCCTGCCCCAGGGCTCTGGTGGTCAGCGGCGTGGAGGGCGATCCGGAGCTGTCGATTTCCGCCCTCACCAGGGTGTTGGAATTGCGGGACGAGCGGATTACGCCTCTGTCGTTCGCGTCGAAAGATGTCGGATTGCCGCTGGGCACGCCACGCGACATGGCCGGTTTCCCTTCGGATCAGCGAGACAAGGAAGCGGATCTGCTCCGGCGGATTCTCCACAACCAAATGCCTGGCGGGTCCTGCAACTGGGTGCTGATGAACGCGGCGTTGATTCTGTACGCGGCAGGCAAGGGAGCGACCTGGGCGGCCTGCATCCCGCTGGCCCGTCGAGCGCTCGAAGAGGGAGCGGCGGCCCGAAAGTTAGAGGAACTGACTCAAGAGCCGGTGGGCACCAACGTCACCGGCCGAACCCATTGA
- a CDS encoding phosphoadenylyl-sulfate reductase, with product MSSEELAAWGLSFEAKQPQEVLTAAIERYAPKIVLACSFGAEDVVLLDMVHRINPSVPLFYLDTEFLFPETYATRDRVIQHYGLQPQQVIQVKSLLTPAQQAAQHGEALWARHPDQCCELRKVEPLTRVLKGFDAWITGIRRDQSPTRANAKLIEWDQKFQLVKVNPLAAWTWEDVWTYIRVHEVPYNELHDRNYPSIGCTYCTSPVNPGDDPRAGRWKNFTKTECGLHKAS from the coding sequence ATGTCATCAGAAGAACTCGCAGCCTGGGGCTTGTCGTTCGAGGCGAAGCAACCGCAAGAGGTGCTGACTGCCGCGATTGAGCGCTATGCGCCGAAGATCGTGCTGGCTTGCAGTTTCGGAGCGGAGGATGTGGTGCTGTTGGACATGGTCCACCGCATCAATCCCTCCGTGCCGCTGTTTTATCTCGATACGGAGTTTCTCTTTCCTGAGACCTATGCCACGCGTGACCGCGTGATCCAGCATTATGGACTGCAACCGCAGCAGGTCATTCAGGTGAAGTCGCTGCTGACGCCGGCGCAGCAGGCGGCGCAGCATGGCGAGGCGCTGTGGGCGCGCCATCCCGATCAATGTTGCGAGCTGCGCAAAGTGGAGCCGCTCACCCGCGTGCTCAAGGGATTCGACGCCTGGATCACCGGGATCAGGCGGGACCAGTCTCCCACGAGAGCCAATGCGAAGCTGATCGAATGGGACCAGAAGTTTCAGCTGGTCAAAGTGAATCCGCTCGCGGCCTGGACGTGGGAGGATGTCTGGACCTACATTCGTGTCCACGAAGTGCCCTACAACGAATTGCATGACCGCAACTATCCCAGTATCGGCTGCACCTATTGCACGAGCCCCGTGAATCCCGGCGATGACCCCCGCGCGGGACGATGGAAGAATTTCACCAAGACGGAGTGCGGGTTACATAAGGCCTCGTAA